The following coding sequences lie in one Nakaseomyces glabratus chromosome K, complete sequence genomic window:
- the HSL1 gene encoding protein kinase HSL1 (CAGL0K08514g~Ortholog(s) have protein serine/threonine kinase activity): MSVLIPHQQQRLRASSAAKKAAWNAMNKTVNIVSPHNNVNYVKKPSPKTNSNHLDRVIKSVNDATKRLSEAESINSNNTKSSKRKSRDTVGPWKLGKTLGKGSSGRVRLAKNIENGTLAAIKIVPKRTYNRRMRDQKMKTAGGVSSGTDSKDSSNREDPIKNGTDSALNPYGIEREIVIMKLISHPNVMGLLEVWENKSELYLVLEYVDGGELFDYLVSKGKLSEPEAVHYFTQIIQGVSYCHSFNICHRDLKPENLLLDKKNKVIKIADFGMAALELPNKLLETSCGSPHYASPEIVMGKPYHGGPSDVWSCGIILFALLTGHLPFNDDNIKKLLLKVQAGRFQLPPYLTNDAKDLITRILVTNPEKRLTINEILNHPLIKKYRNPPAHIRKLNLLGRGKSNSDLHVLEYNTPATVCLNSEEDIDQSILKSLQILWHGTPRQRLVERLLVEGATEEKLFYSLLFQYKLKHSKPISATKLQKKIEDVVLENESTKTESKDSSNEPGIDNNNDTSDFTQDGNSSEMVNELHTSAPMLEQKSQFSQHSLKSKETVPISDLPPLPPVIPTFAASSSKAFRRSKSNLSSYLKRPKLENARSRTSLFNSSSNTSITSSSISELNTRPRGNIPLSPSNITLTSLVSSRSLHNSASKKSLKNLQKRTLQNSESKRSLYSQTSISKRSLNLNDYLIGGPSNSAELPPLPKLDSNNEFEMLCDKILNTSALDNILEEEEEDITPSKNTTQTNDVHNEDTIIRKEMHDFEINVNNHQPEFKRQPSDFSVNGPDTSIFSIEPMPEGLGISKKPVRVQPTFNFIIDEDKVDDSIKVKQVSGTGPSNNVLKDISNQINNGKGIENSKLHPTSNNNYKNIRNVTAPEGNFTSKTFSLDPRRNVSQPPKESLFHSLLNNKSSKNAEENTQFESKSKQYNFMNKTAHSEFEKERLNAHRDADRSNDQNVYNETSVLAQSSTIHESPLLSIPSTLLNTSMTFKNLVDMLQENKLDDINETVAKESSAPLRKKSTKLSLAPHSNLVSDLNKRTSGYNTLASVDRSSSDLSYAIDLPTNTNIAEIVYLSGNNKQSSEKNIFMLSNDNNETELFHTDENKTSIKSAVNIFEDPPSDSTSLQTSSSESDSIPKVQRKAVSIETLNASNIITPAADVRVSLYGNNVSNSNTMPRETTEELISRFKLTPEKPQHQVQKRFSSLTQTGRNTDSIALSQSMISMFKDAEENGNNKSVKVLDQVEEENASKLTPTSPKNRVTMLFDDYEAQQNITSDQSNKSSKVIEIPNDSPIKVKVQKASTIFEKEIISAAEADENDHLRIPYESKSKKEIAQVHQQEQKEQQVRKPTESQEKAVQKTTKPSWFSKLIHGFKTTGGSGHTKLIREHSTKMTFEEVHMITVKEFGNNGIDYQLRTLDKKGDREKVEYDCKFVKGNFEFKIKIFNSGFPHQNTIITVKKKGKINSKETTDLFQRFNANIENLIKSAERNIESNPK, translated from the coding sequence ATGTCAGTTCTAATACCCCATCAACAGCAGAGACTAAGGGCCTCTTCTGCAGCTAAGAAAGCTGCTTGGAACGCTATGAATAAGACGGTAAATATAGTCAGCCCGCACAATAATGTCAACTACGTGAAAAAGCCATCCCCAAAGACCAATTCTAACCATTTGGACCGTGTCATCAAGTCGGTTAATGATGCTACAAAGAGGCTCTCGGAGGCAGAATCTATAAATAGCAATAATACAAAATCTTCCAAAAGGAAATCAAGAGACACCGTGGGTCCATGGAAACTTGGGAAGACCCTCGGTAAGGGCTCCTCCGGGAGAGTTCGACTAGCTAAGAACATCGAGAATGGTACCTTAGCCGCGATAAAAATCGTGCCAAAGAGAACGTATAACAGGCGTATGAGGGAtcagaaaatgaaaaccGCTGGTGGCGTGTCGAGTGGGACAGATTCCAAAGATTCATCTAACAGGGAAGATCCTATAAAGAATGGCACGGACTCAGCTCTGAACCCATATGGTATTGAGCGTGAAATAGTTATAATGAAGCTAATATCACACCCAAATGTCATGGGCCTTCTCGAAGTATGGGAAAACAAATCAGAATTATATTTGGTGTTGGAGTACGTGGATGGTGGTGAGTTATTCGATTACTTAGTTTCTAAAGGAAAGCTCTCGGAACCTGAAGCAGTACATTATTTTACACAAATCATACAAGGTGTCTCATATTGCCattctttcaatatctgTCACAGAGATCTAAAACCAGAAAATCTTTTATTAGAtaagaagaacaaagtaATCAAGATAGCAGACTTTGGTATGGCTGCGTTGGAACTACCCAATAAATTACTAGAGACCTCCTGTGGATCACCACACTATGCATCGCCTGAAATTGTGATGGGTAAACCATATCATGGTGGTCCAAGCGACGTATGGTCTTGTGGTATCATTTTGTTCGCATTATTGACTGGACATTTACCCTTCAACgatgataatattaaaaagttACTACTTAAGGTTCAAGCCGGGAGATTTCAACTACCTCCATATTTAACTAATGATGCCAAGGATTTAATAACAAGAATATTAGTGACTAACCCTGAAAAACGACTAACgattaatgaaattttaaATCATccattaattaaaaaatacagGAATCCACCTGCTCATATTCGAAAGCTCAATCTTTTGGGACGAGGTAAATCAAATTCAGATTTGCATGTCCTTGAATATAATACCCCCGCCACAGTGTGTTTGAACTCAGAGGAGGATATTGATCAGTCGATCTTGAAAAGTCTGCAGATTCTATGGCATGGTACTCCAAGACAACGTCTAGTAGAAAGGCTTCTAGTTGAAGGAGCAACAGAGGAAAAGTTGTTCTATTCACTCTTGTTTCAGTATAAGTTAAAACACTCAAAACCAATATCAGCTAcaaaacttcaaaagaaaatagaagatGTTGTGCTTGAGAATGAATCAACAAAAACTGAATCTAAAGATAGTAGCAACGAGCCAGGTATTGACAACAACAATGATACTTCTGACTTCACACAAGATGGAAATTCCTCTGAAATGGTAAATGAATTGCATACATCAGCTCCAATGCTGGAACAAAAGTCACAGTTTAGTCAGCATTCTTTGAAGAGTAAAGAGACTGTGCCAATTTCGGATCTGCCACCATTACCGCCTGTAATTCCTACATTCGCGGCCTCATCTTCGAAGGCTTTCAGAAGAAGTAAATCAAACCTGTCTTCGTATCTGAAAAGGCCAAAGTTAGAAAACGCTAGATCAAGAACCTCGTTATTTAATTCTTCTTCGAATACATCTATTACCAGTTCATCTATTTCGGAGCTAAATACTAGGCCAAGAGGAAATATACCATTATCGCCAAGTAATATTACTTTAACTTCATTAGTTTCTTCCAGATCATTGCATAATTCTGCTTCAAAAAAatctttgaagaatttaCAGAAGAGAACTCTTCAAAATTCTGAGTCTAAAAGATCACTTTATTCGCAGACTTCAATCTCAAAGCGTTCCTTAAACCTTAATGACTATTTGATTGGAGGGCCTTCTAACTCCGCGGAACTTCCACCTCTACCTAAGCTCGATTCTAATAACGAATTTGAAATGTTATGTGATAAAATCTTGAACACTAGTGCATTAGATAATATTCTtgaggaagaggaagaggatATCACGCCTTCAAAGAATACAACTCAAACAAATGATGTACATAATGAAGATACTATAATTCGCAAAGAAATGCATGATTTTGAGATTAACGTCAATAATCATCAACCAGAATTTAAACGCCAGCCATCAGATTTCTCAGTGAATGGACCAGATACATCTATTTTTAGTATAGAACCCATGCCAGAAGGACTTGGTATTAGTAAAAAGCCAGTACGTGTACAACCCAcctttaattttattattgatgaagataaaGTTGATGATAGCATTAAGGTTAAGCAAGTTTCTGGTACGGGACCATCTAATAATGTTCTCAAAGATATAAGCAACCAGATTAATAATGGTAAAGGAATTGAAAACTCAAAATTGCATCCTACTTCCAAtaacaactacaaaaatATCAGAAATGTTACCGCTCCAGAAGGTAACTTTACATCAAAAACATTTTCGTTAGATCCAAGGAGGAATGTTTCTCAACCTCCAAAAGAGTCGTTGTTCCATAGTCTCTTAAACAATAAATCTTCCAAAAATGCTGAAGAAAATACTCAGTTTGAGTCCAAGTCAAAGCAATACAACTTTATGAATAAAACTGCACAttctgaatttgaaaaagaaaggcTAAATGCTCACAGAGACGCGGATAGATCGAATGATCAAAATGTGTATAATGAAACCAGCGTTCTTGCGCAATCCAGTACGATTCATGAGTCTCCTTTGTTATCAATTCCTTCAACTTTATTGAACACATCTATGACCTTCAAAAATCTGGTTGACATGctacaagaaaataaactaGATGATATCAACGAAACTGTGGCTAAAGAGAGCAGTGCACCACtgagaaaaaaatctaCAAAGTTGTCTTTGGCTCCTCATTCTAATTTGGTCTCTGATTTGAACAAAAGGACAAGTGGTTACAACACATTAGCAAGTGTTGATAGATCTTCTTCTGATCTATCATATGCCATAGATCTACCAACGAATACCAATATTGCAGAAATTGTTTATCTATCTGGTAATAACAAGCAATCTTCTGAGAAGAATATATTCATGTTATCTAATGATAACAATGAAACAGAGCTTTTTCACactgatgaaaataaaacttCCATAAAAAGTGCAGTCAATATATTCGAAGATCCTCCATCGGATTCCACGTCATTGCAAACATCCTCTTCTGAATCGGATTCTATACCAAAAGTACAAAGGAAAGCCGTTTCTATTGAAACGCTAAATGCATCTAATATAATTACACCAGCTGCAGATGTGCGTGTTAGTTTGTATGGGAATAATGTGTCCAATTCAAATACTATGCCAAGAGAGACTACTGAAGAGCTGATCTCTAGGTTCAAGTTGACGCCGGAAAAGCCTCAACATCAAGTGCAGAAAAGATTCTCTTCATTAACTCAAACAGGACGGAATACCGATTCGATTGCATTATCACAAAGCATGATTTCAATGTTTAAGGATGCAGAGGAAAACGGAAACAACAAATCTGTGAAGGTATTGGACCAAGTTGAGGAAGAAAATGCCAGTAAATTAACACCTACAAGTCCAAAAAATAGAGTCACGATGCTTTTTGATGATTATGAAGCACAACAGAATATTACAAGTGATCAAAGCAATAAAAGTTCAAAAGTTATAGAGATTCCAAACGATTCCCCAATCAAAGTGAAGGTTCAGAAGGCCTCTACCATTTTCGAGAAGGAAATTATATCTGCTGCTGAAGCAGATGAGAACGACCATTTAAGGATCCCTTATGAGAGCAAAAGTAAGAAGGAAATAGCACAGGTGCATCAACAGgaacaaaaagaacaacaagTGAGAAAACCTACCGAATCGCAAGAGAAGGCTGTACAAAAGACTACGAAACCAAGTTGGTTCTCAAAGCTAATACACGGTTTCAAGACAACGGGAGGAAGCGGGCATACAAAACTGATTAGAGAGCACTCTACAAAAATGacttttgaagaagtcCATATGATAACGGTGAAAGAATTTGGAAATAATGGTATCGATTATCAACTCCGTACTTTGGATAAGAAAGGAGATCGTGAGAAAGTTGAATATGATTGTAAATTTGTTAAAGgaaattttgaattcaaGATTAAGATCTTTAATTCCGGTTTCCCTCATCAAAACACAATCATTACagtcaaaaagaaaggtaaGATTAATTCTAAAGAGACAACAGATTTGTTCCAGAGGTTTAATGCTAACATTGAGAATTTGATCAAGTCTGCAGAAAGGAACATAGAGTCAAACCcgaaataa